One stretch of Falco naumanni isolate bFalNau1 chromosome 7, bFalNau1.pat, whole genome shotgun sequence DNA includes these proteins:
- the SLC51B gene encoding organic solute transporter subunit beta gives MKFFWIILFLLLQGTEAFLMKNANVKLCLQASPMNGNVLLEDCNPESDFQDWSWQGDSLMNHGTQSCLSVVGADRVQTSFCDSADYMSWDCSNSLLSPVGSSQGYLVAKRKGVTLNNVRGLKAQWQDAADRSVCEEKPARAEQDSYFFAALASTRMYDHTAGNVTLALGIDQEELEELLWFFRREDPSTWNYSILALSFVAMILGLVLLAINIVRNRKRKRMYREAVQTAQQAELEAKQALMPVQEYSPAEPQKQEPAPQEQRSGEVMVQWKDGTVTSLYTERSEDAI, from the exons GCACTGAAgcttttctgatgaaaaatgcTAACGTCAAGCTGTGTTTACAAGCCAGCCCGATGAATGGGAATGTATTGCTGGAGGACTGTAATCCAGAGTCAGATTTCCAGGACTGGTCTTGGCAAGGCGATTCTTTGATGAATCATGGCACGCAGAGCTGCCTCTCTGTGGTTGGGGCTGACAGAGTGCAGACAAGTTTCTGCGACAGCGCAGACTACATGAGCTGGGACTGCTCGAATTCGCTGCTCTCtcctgtgggcagcagccagggctaCCTGGTGGCAAAGAGGAAAGGAGTCACTCTCAACAATGTGAGAGGCCTTAAGGCCCAATGGCAAGATGCTGCAGACAGGAGCGTGTGTGAGGAGAAACCAG ccagggcagagcaagACAGCTACTTCTTTGCAGCCCTTGCCAGCACACGCATGTATGACCACACAGCAGGGAATGTGACTCTTGCACTGGGTATAGATCAagaagagctggaggagctgctctgGTTCTTCCGCAGAGAAGACC CATCAACGTGGAATTACTCCATCCTCGCGCTTTCCTTTGTGGCCATGATTTTGGGTCTTGTCCTTCTGGCCATTAACATTGTGCGAAACAG aaaaaggaagagaatgtATAGAGAAGCAGTGCAAACTGCGCAGCAGGCGGAGCTGGAGGCCAAGCAAGCCCTGATGCCTGTGCAGGAATACAGCCCCGCCGAGCCGCAAAAGCAGGAGCCAGCACCTCAGGAGCAGAGATCAGGAGAAGTGATGGTCCAGTGGAAGGACGGGACCGTCACGTCTCTGTACACAGAGAGGTCTGAGGATGCCATATAA